The DNA sequence GTGTCCCACAGAACGCCAGCGTGCCAGGGTCTCGCCACACCTTTCCAGGCATGGGTGAAGGAATGCATCGATATGACCAATGGCGGCTTGCCGGATTTGCGCCACGTCTCGGCAATAACTGTGGAAACGGCATCATGATATGGCCGGTGGAAGAGATCGAGACGGCGCTCGCGCTCTTCGGCGGAAAGCGGATGGTTAGCCGGAATCACCATCCCGTCGGAAAGCTTCATGATCAGGGTCGGATCATCTTCGCCGCGGTTGGGATCGATCAGCAAACGCGAGAAGCAGCCGAGAACGGCTGGAATTCCCAGGCGGGTGCAAAGACTGCGGGTAACCGCTTCTACCCCGATGTCATAAGCAATGTGGCGTGCAAATGCTGCGGCGGGCAGACCGAGGTCGCCATATTCGGCGGGCAAACGGTTCATCGCGTGGTCGGCGAGGATCACAAGCGAGCGGCTTGGGTCGCCAGGAATGATTTCAAAGGGCTGAAAGCCGGACATCGCGGAATTGGGAACTCGGTTTGAGAAATGCTCTACTGGATGGAATCAATTGCACAGCCTTTAGCCACGGGCAACCGCCGCGATAGGGTTCTTTCTTCGCCTGAGGCATATAATTGCCGGGAAAGCGCGCGAAGCTTGACTTTAGGCTTGTGCCATTCGTTGACTTTCACGGCCTCGCGGCGCAAAAAGCAACCCACAAGCCATTAGCGGAGACTGACCAGAATTGATGTTTCGCGAGTTGCCACAAATCCATTTCACCATCGCCAAATTTGCCGCGCTCCTATCCCTGACCGTCGGGGCGTTGACGCTTGCCGGCGTCGCAGAAGCCCGGGCGGACTTCCGGGTGTGCAATGGCACACAATCCCTGGTCGGCGGAGCAATAGGGTACCGCACGGAGGAAGGTTGGGTCACCGAGGGCTGGTGGCAAATCCCCGCCAATTCCTGTGCCACTCTGATTGAGGGGCAGATGGGATCGCGATACTATTACCTTTACGCCGAGGACGCCGGCGGCGGTGGTCGCTGGGGCGGTGACATCAATATGTGTGTCGCCGACAATGAATTCCGCATCGTTGGCGTCGAGGACTGCTTTGCTCGCGGATTCCAGCGCGTGGGTTTCAAGGAATACGATACCGGACGGCAAGGAAGTTGGATGGTCCAGCTGTCGGATGCCCCGGAAGCGCCAGAAAGCCAAAATTGATGAAGCGGCTACGCAATGTAAAAATTCTCGCTACACTCGGACCAGCGTCGTCGGACGAAGCGATGATCCAAAAATTGCATGAAGCGGGGGCAGACCTGTTTCGCATCAATATGAGCCATTCAACTCATGAAATGATGCGGACACTGGTCAGTCGCATCCGTGCGGTGGAAACAAAGTGCGGCCGGCCGATAGGCATTCTCGCCGACCTGCAGGGCCCTAAACTGCGAGTCGGCAAATTTGTTGATGGCGAAGCGACCCTCGTTGCTGGCCAGACCTTCACGCTCGACAACAAAGACGTTCCGGGCGATTCAAATCGGGTGTTCCTCCCGCATCCGGAGATTCTGGAAGCGGTTCAGACGGGCCACCGCTTGTTGATTGATGACGGACGGCTGCAATTGATTGCCGTGAAATCCGACAAGACTTCAATCACTTGCACAGTGGTCAATGGCACCAAGATTTCCGACAGAAAGGGCGTCAGCCTGCCTGATACACTGCTGGAAAGCGGAGCTCTGACCGAGAAAGACAGAAAAGATCTCGACGCTATTCTGGCCGTCGATGATGTCGACTGGATTGCGCTGTCCTTCATTCAGCGACCTGAAGATGTCTCGGAAGTCCGAAAGATTACCCGTGGCCGTGTCGGCCTGATGTCAAAGATCGAAAAGCCACAGGCGCTTGAACGTATTGATGAGATCATTGAACTCTCAGACGCACTGATGGTGGCGCGCGGTGATCTCGGTGTGGAAATGCCGGTTGAATCAGTGCCTGGTATCCAGAAACAGCTCACCCGCGCCTGCCGCAAGGCCGGCAAGCCGGTGGTGGTTGCGACCCAGATGCTGGAATCAATGATTTCCGCGTCGGTTCCGACGCGCGCCGAAGTCTCCGATGTCGCCACCGCTGTCTTTGAAGGTGCAGATGCGGTGATGCTGTCGGCTGAATCCGCTGCCGGGGATTATCCGGTCGAGGCGGTCACGATGATGGCGTCGATTGCCCGCAAGGTCGAGCGCGATCCGAACTATCCAGGCATCATCTATTCCCAGCGCCCGGTGCCCGATGCCACTGGCGCCGATGCTATTTCGCTGGCGGCGCGTCAAATCGCCGAAACGCTCAATCTGTCGGCTATCGTTTGCTACACCTCGTCCGGTAATACCGGGCTGCGCGCTGCGCGTGAGCGGCCGAATGTGCCGGTCATAGCCTTGTCACCGGTGATCCAGACCGCGCGACGGTTGTCAGTCGTCTGGGGGCTGCATTGCGTGGTGACCCAGGATGCAACCGACCTTGACGACATGGTCGATCGGGCCTGCCGCATCGCCTTCCGCGAAGAATTCGGCAAGCCGGGCGACCGCATCATCATTTCGGCTGGCGTGCCGCTTGGAACGCCGGGTTCGACCAATATGCTGCGCATTGCCTATATCGGGTCTGACGGAATGACCGGCATCTGACCAGACAATAATTATTGCAGCGCAACCTATCCGGCGGAGGAAACTTCGCCGGAACAGGTGGCATGGTCATTGACCAGTGCGGCTTCAGCCAGTGCGGCAGCGGCTTTCAGATCCACGTCGCGGCCCG is a window from the Hoeflea sp. IMCC20628 genome containing:
- a CDS encoding N-formylglutamate amidohydrolase, with protein sequence MSGFQPFEIIPGDPSRSLVILADHAMNRLPAEYGDLGLPAAAFARHIAYDIGVEAVTRSLCTRLGIPAVLGCFSRLLIDPNRGEDDPTLIMKLSDGMVIPANHPLSAEERERRLDLFHRPYHDAVSTVIAETWRKSGKPPLVISMHSFTHAWKGVARPWHAGVLWDTDPRAALMLINQLAADPALIVGNNEPYDGALKGDTMHRHCSMTGIAHALLEIRQDLIGDEAGIESWANRLAPILATLADVPELHEIELHGSRVI
- a CDS encoding DUF1036 domain-containing protein, translating into MFRELPQIHFTIAKFAALLSLTVGALTLAGVAEARADFRVCNGTQSLVGGAIGYRTEEGWVTEGWWQIPANSCATLIEGQMGSRYYYLYAEDAGGGGRWGGDINMCVADNEFRIVGVEDCFARGFQRVGFKEYDTGRQGSWMVQLSDAPEAPESQN
- the pyk gene encoding pyruvate kinase, coding for MKRLRNVKILATLGPASSDEAMIQKLHEAGADLFRINMSHSTHEMMRTLVSRIRAVETKCGRPIGILADLQGPKLRVGKFVDGEATLVAGQTFTLDNKDVPGDSNRVFLPHPEILEAVQTGHRLLIDDGRLQLIAVKSDKTSITCTVVNGTKISDRKGVSLPDTLLESGALTEKDRKDLDAILAVDDVDWIALSFIQRPEDVSEVRKITRGRVGLMSKIEKPQALERIDEIIELSDALMVARGDLGVEMPVESVPGIQKQLTRACRKAGKPVVVATQMLESMISASVPTRAEVSDVATAVFEGADAVMLSAESAAGDYPVEAVTMMASIARKVERDPNYPGIIYSQRPVPDATGADAISLAARQIAETLNLSAIVCYTSSGNTGLRAARERPNVPVIALSPVIQTARRLSVVWGLHCVVTQDATDLDDMVDRACRIAFREEFGKPGDRIIISAGVPLGTPGSTNMLRIAYIGSDGMTGI